In Anaerobacillus alkaliphilus, one genomic interval encodes:
- the atpD gene encoding F0F1 ATP synthase subunit beta, protein MNKGRVTQVMGPVVDVKFNRGELPEIYNALKISHKAQHAGEVDIELTLEVALHLGDDSVRTIAMASTDGVVRGLEVVDTGAAISVPVGEVTLGRVFNVLGENIDLDEPVPADVRRDPIHRSAPKYEELSTKTEILETGIKVVDLLAPYIKGGKIGLFGGAGVGKTVLIQELINNIAQEHGGISVFAGVGERTREGNDLFHEMSDSGVIKKTAMVFGQMNEPPGARMRVALTGLTMAEYFRDDQGADVLLFVDNIFRFTQAGSEVSALLGRMPSAVGYQPTLATEMGQLQERITSTKTGSVTSIQAIYVPADDYTDPAPATAFAHLDATTNLERKLSEMGIYPAVDPLASTSRALAPEIVGKEHYEVARRVQQTLQKYKELQDIIAILGMDELSEDDKLVVHRARRIQFFLSQNFHVAEQFTGQPGSYVPVKETIKGFGEILDGKYDDLPEDAFRLVGRIEEVVEKAKQMA, encoded by the coding sequence ATGAACAAAGGACGCGTAACTCAAGTTATGGGACCTGTAGTTGACGTAAAGTTCAACCGCGGTGAACTACCTGAGATATATAACGCTTTAAAAATCTCTCACAAAGCACAACATGCTGGTGAAGTAGATATCGAGTTAACATTAGAAGTTGCTCTTCACTTAGGTGACGACTCAGTTCGTACAATTGCAATGGCTTCTACAGACGGTGTTGTTCGTGGATTAGAAGTTGTTGATACTGGCGCAGCTATTTCCGTACCAGTAGGTGAAGTAACATTAGGACGCGTATTTAACGTATTAGGGGAAAATATCGACTTAGATGAGCCAGTACCGGCTGATGTAAGAAGAGACCCAATTCATAGATCTGCACCTAAATATGAAGAACTATCTACAAAAACTGAAATTCTTGAAACAGGAATTAAAGTAGTAGACTTACTAGCTCCTTACATCAAGGGTGGTAAGATCGGTTTATTCGGTGGTGCCGGTGTAGGTAAAACAGTATTAATCCAGGAATTAATCAACAACATCGCTCAAGAGCACGGTGGTATCTCTGTATTCGCCGGTGTAGGTGAGCGTACTCGTGAAGGAAATGACCTTTTCCACGAGATGAGTGATTCTGGAGTTATCAAGAAAACAGCGATGGTATTCGGTCAGATGAACGAGCCACCTGGAGCACGTATGCGTGTTGCTCTTACAGGTCTTACAATGGCAGAATACTTCCGTGATGACCAAGGTGCGGACGTATTATTATTCGTAGATAACATCTTCCGCTTTACACAAGCAGGTTCTGAGGTTTCAGCCCTTCTTGGACGTATGCCTTCAGCGGTAGGTTATCAGCCAACACTAGCAACAGAGATGGGTCAGCTTCAAGAGCGTATCACATCGACAAAAACAGGTTCTGTAACATCGATCCAAGCGATCTATGTACCTGCCGATGACTATACGGATCCAGCTCCTGCTACAGCATTCGCTCACTTAGATGCAACTACTAACCTTGAGCGTAAGCTTTCTGAGATGGGTATTTACCCTGCGGTAGACCCACTTGCATCGACTTCAAGAGCATTAGCTCCTGAAATCGTAGGTAAAGAACACTATGAAGTAGCTCGTCGTGTACAGCAAACACTTCAAAAATATAAAGAGTTACAAGATATCATTGCAATCCTTGGTATGGATGAGTTATCTGAAGATGACAAGCTAGTAGTACACCGTGCTCGTCGTATTCAATTCTTCTTATCACAAAACTTCCACGTTGCTGAGCAGTTCACTGGACAACCAGGATCATACGTACCAGTTAAAGAAACAATCAAAGGTTTCGGTGAAATCCTTGATGGTAAGTATGACGATCTTCCAGAAGACGCATTCCGTCTTGTTGGACGTATCGAAGAAGTTGTTGAAAAAGCGAAGCAAATGGCATAA
- a CDS encoding F0F1 ATP synthase subunit epsilon, producing the protein MKTMNVSVVTPDGKVFDGDVEMVSVKTINGGLGILPNHIPLVTPLTIGAVRIKKDSEITLVAITGGIMEVRGDQVSILAESAELPSDIDISRARAAKERAERRMEKAKQDDIDFKRAENALKRAINRLNVAERK; encoded by the coding sequence ATGAAGACAATGAATGTCAGTGTTGTAACCCCTGATGGTAAAGTATTCGATGGAGACGTTGAAATGGTAAGCGTGAAAACAATTAATGGCGGACTTGGTATTCTACCAAACCATATCCCTTTAGTTACTCCTTTAACCATTGGAGCGGTTCGAATTAAAAAAGATTCTGAAATCACACTTGTAGCGATCACTGGCGGAATTATGGAAGTACGCGGCGATCAAGTAAGTATCTTAGCAGAATCAGCTGAATTGCCATCAGATATCGACATCTCCCGTGCTCGCGCTGCTAAAGAACGAGCAGAGCGTCGTATGGAAAAAGCAAAACAAGATGACATCGACTTCAAACGTGCAGAGAACGCACTTAAACGCGCGATTAATCGTTTGAACGTTGCAGAAAGAAAATAA